The Acinetobacter defluvii genome includes a region encoding these proteins:
- the hcaR gene encoding DNA-binding transcriptional regulator HcaR: MELRHLRYFITVAEELNFSKAALKLYTAQPSLSQQIKDLEEDVGVKLLNRTKRKVELTEEGAVFLEQARLTLAQADKAVAMARQVAQAKQQQLRIGFVPVAEMKVFPYVLPNLRVQSPDLKIELLSLNNLEQMRAIQKGELDITFTRHNFHNEEIESKFVLREPLIFILPADHPLAKHERIPVKALNGIDFIIPALEQSGTLHNAILDFAKAQGIEFNIVQTADNILFNINSIGMGLGCTILPGYIAPLTMNNSVIRPLDVELPYLDLYVSYRKNSNSTAVQKFIELLTKVFYLDINRIES; the protein is encoded by the coding sequence ATGGAATTACGACACCTTAGATATTTCATCACTGTGGCTGAAGAATTAAACTTCAGTAAGGCAGCCTTGAAGCTATATACCGCCCAACCTTCACTAAGCCAACAAATTAAGGACTTGGAAGAAGATGTGGGGGTCAAACTTTTAAACCGTACTAAACGTAAAGTTGAACTGACAGAAGAAGGCGCTGTATTCCTTGAACAAGCCCGCTTAACACTTGCACAAGCAGATAAAGCAGTAGCAATGGCTCGTCAAGTTGCACAAGCCAAACAGCAACAACTACGGATTGGCTTTGTTCCTGTTGCTGAGATGAAAGTATTTCCTTATGTGCTGCCAAACTTGCGAGTACAAAGCCCTGATCTAAAGATTGAACTCTTAAGTTTAAATAACCTTGAACAAATGCGTGCCATTCAAAAAGGTGAACTCGATATTACCTTCACACGTCATAACTTTCATAATGAAGAAATTGAAAGTAAATTTGTACTGCGTGAACCTTTAATCTTTATTCTCCCTGCAGATCACCCTTTAGCAAAGCATGAGCGCATTCCTGTGAAAGCGTTGAATGGAATAGATTTTATTATTCCTGCACTTGAGCAGTCTGGTACGCTACATAACGCAATTTTAGACTTTGCCAAAGCGCAAGGAATCGAATTTAATATTGTCCAAACGGCTGATAATATTTTATTTAATATCAACTCTATCGGTATGGGATTAGGCTGTACAATTTTACCAGGCTATATCGCTCCACTGACCATGAACAATTCAGTGATTCGCCCCTTAGATGTAGAACTGCCTTATCTAGACCTGTATGTGAGCTACCGTAAAAATAGCAACTCTACCGCTGTGCAAAAATTCATCGAACTGTTAACCAAAGTGTTTTATCTTGATATTAATCGCATAGAAAGTTAA
- a CDS encoding DUF1345 domain-containing protein — protein MKTSPFQHFQSGISSRPYFFITFLCTAVLYEVMGFSTDWKWSTRLLLSWDISIFIYLVLTMKMLWAASPKHILKRAQQQDASKWIILLLVISCLIMCFIAIFIELTHLQDIQSFKTGHLVLAISTIACAWLFLHTIFTIHYAHDFYLAKQKNLDGGLEFPKTPEPTYPDFLYFSYIIGTSAQTADVSITSRSMRILNTLHLILAYAFNTSILAICINVAASIIMR, from the coding sequence ATGAAAACCTCTCCTTTTCAGCATTTCCAATCTGGAATTTCATCACGTCCATATTTCTTTATCACATTTTTATGTACAGCAGTCTTATATGAGGTGATGGGTTTTAGTACGGATTGGAAATGGTCTACCCGGCTTTTATTGAGTTGGGATATTTCTATTTTTATTTATCTGGTATTGACCATGAAAATGCTATGGGCAGCAAGCCCTAAACACATTTTAAAACGAGCACAACAACAAGATGCCAGTAAATGGATTATTTTACTGCTGGTTATAAGCTGTTTAATCATGTGTTTTATTGCGATTTTCATTGAATTAACACACTTACAGGATATTCAATCCTTTAAAACTGGGCATTTGGTTTTAGCCATTTCAACCATTGCATGTGCTTGGCTATTTTTACATACCATTTTTACCATTCATTATGCACATGACTTCTATTTGGCAAAACAAAAAAATTTAGACGGTGGTTTAGAATTTCCCAAAACACCTGAACCGACGTATCCTGATTTCTTATACTTTAGTTATATCATTGGGACTTCGGCGCAAACAGCTGATGTTTCGATTACCTCACGCTCAATGCGGATTTTAAATACCTTACATTTGATATTAGCGTATGCGTTTAATACATCAATTTTAGCGATTTGTATTAATGTTGCTGCAAGCATTATCATGCGTTAA
- a CDS encoding alpha/beta fold hydrolase, which produces MSTVQIPDYKTDSFFGLEDKWIETAEGELTHYHEVGEGTPVLFLHGSGTGVSAAANWWLNLPQIGEQARCIAIDTIGYGQTVVAPNTAYGIRAWVDHAVRTLDALGIEKTWLVGNSLGGWLSFQLALDYPERVLGIVSMGTGGAKQTAALKAHANPVLTEEGIKKTLSMFVVDKDLITDELVKVRYEAAKNDYASDRLMDVVGARDRDRFEFPLDFEKMKDINVPVLLIHGVQDVVIPVSRTWDILNTVPNADAHIFSQCGHWSQVEKADEFNTVIKNYLAARGVK; this is translated from the coding sequence ATGAGCACTGTTCAAATCCCTGATTATAAAACTGATTCTTTCTTTGGATTAGAGGATAAATGGATTGAAACTGCTGAAGGCGAATTAACACACTATCATGAAGTGGGTGAAGGAACGCCGGTATTGTTTTTGCATGGTTCAGGTACAGGTGTATCTGCGGCTGCAAATTGGTGGTTAAACTTACCACAAATTGGTGAGCAAGCACGGTGTATCGCCATTGATACGATTGGTTATGGTCAAACGGTTGTTGCACCGAATACTGCTTATGGGATTCGTGCTTGGGTCGATCATGCAGTGCGTACTCTAGATGCTTTAGGGATTGAAAAAACGTGGTTAGTGGGTAACTCTTTGGGTGGTTGGTTATCTTTCCAATTGGCATTGGATTATCCAGAGCGTGTTTTAGGCATTGTGTCGATGGGGACAGGTGGTGCAAAACAAACGGCTGCATTGAAAGCGCATGCTAACCCAGTGTTAACTGAAGAAGGCATCAAGAAAACTTTATCTATGTTTGTGGTTGATAAAGACTTAATTACCGATGAATTGGTAAAAGTGCGTTATGAAGCTGCGAAAAATGACTATGCTTCTGACCGTTTGATGGATGTCGTGGGTGCACGTGACCGTGATCGTTTTGAATTTCCACTTGATTTTGAAAAAATGAAAGACATTAATGTGCCAGTTTTATTGATTCATGGTGTACAAGATGTGGTGATTCCTGTGTCACGGACTTGGGATATTTTAAATACTGTTCCAAATGCAGATGCGCACATTTTCAGTCAATGTGGTCACTGGTCACAAGTTGAAAAAGCTGACGAATTTAACACGGTGATTAAAAATTATTTGGCGGCACGTGGCGTGAAATAA
- a CDS encoding OprD family outer membrane porin, whose protein sequence is MRRHNLWIAMCAATAILGTTATKADFIDDRQVQLKLRNFYLDRQIDQPDPNKTQDFGSWSQGVTLDAKSGYAQVGPVQVGVDVLAQYALRLSGDRGDNDYIMPYDYINKEQARDNAKIGATLKAKISQTELRVGEILPATPVVHFDPSRQLLTTFQGAWLESKDLKNAKITLGYLGGINARYENQVQDFKLWPNELNTEKNQVKSGDSDGMYVAGIDYQITPELQASYYYGDVTNIYRQNYVGFAYNKKLDAHNKIATHARYFDNTESGDALYGDIDSQALSLKAAWTHGNHTVDAGWQQMFGEHGSHTPFMPTLSGWVPQPYLVNWSVASFIRKDEKSWSLGYSYDFKDVGVNGLTATLRHYDGHNIDNKNGTRGKEDENNFILNYVVPEGKLKGLGFQWMYIDVNYDNVPGFVDLEEHRVATTYTFKF, encoded by the coding sequence ATGCGTCGTCACAACTTATGGATAGCAATGTGCGCTGCAACAGCGATATTAGGGACAACTGCAACGAAAGCAGATTTTATCGACGATCGTCAAGTACAACTCAAACTAAGAAATTTTTATTTAGATCGACAAATTGATCAACCTGATCCAAACAAAACGCAAGATTTTGGCAGTTGGTCACAAGGGGTAACCTTGGACGCAAAATCAGGTTATGCGCAAGTGGGACCTGTGCAAGTGGGTGTCGACGTTTTGGCACAATATGCACTACGTTTAAGTGGTGATCGTGGTGATAATGATTACATCATGCCATACGATTATATAAATAAAGAGCAAGCCCGTGATAATGCAAAAATTGGTGCAACCTTAAAAGCCAAAATTAGCCAGACAGAGCTGCGTGTTGGTGAAATTTTGCCTGCAACTCCGGTGGTGCATTTTGACCCATCTCGTCAATTGTTGACGACATTTCAAGGAGCGTGGTTAGAGTCTAAAGACCTTAAAAATGCCAAAATCACCTTGGGGTATTTAGGTGGAATCAATGCGCGTTATGAAAATCAAGTCCAAGATTTTAAACTCTGGCCAAATGAGTTAAATACAGAAAAAAATCAAGTGAAATCGGGCGATAGTGATGGAATGTATGTGGCAGGGATTGATTATCAAATCACACCTGAGCTACAAGCAAGTTATTACTATGGTGATGTCACCAATATTTATCGTCAAAACTATGTTGGTTTTGCCTATAACAAAAAACTGGATGCACACAATAAAATAGCGACACATGCACGTTATTTTGATAATACTGAATCTGGTGATGCTTTATATGGTGATATTGACAGTCAAGCGTTGTCTTTAAAAGCAGCTTGGACACATGGTAATCATACTGTTGATGCAGGTTGGCAACAAATGTTTGGTGAACATGGTAGCCATACACCATTTATGCCGACGTTATCAGGTTGGGTACCACAACCCTATTTAGTGAATTGGTCGGTAGCAAGCTTTATTCGTAAAGATGAAAAATCATGGAGCTTGGGTTATAGCTATGATTTTAAAGATGTGGGTGTAAATGGTTTGACTGCAACCCTGCGTCATTATGATGGTCATAATATTGATAATAAAAATGGTACACGTGGTAAGGAAGATGAAAATAATTTCATTTTGAATTATGTCGTACCTGAAGGTAAGTTGAAAGGCTTAGGTTTTCAATGGATGTATATTGATGTGAACTATGACAATGTACCTGGTTTTGTTGATTTAGAAGAACATCGTGTCGCAACTACGTATACATTTAAATTTTAA
- the dmpG gene encoding 4-hydroxy-2-oxovalerate aldolase, with protein sequence MSKIIINDMTLRDGMHPMRHQTTPEQMVAIATALDEAGVPLIEVTHGDGLGGNSVNYGFAAATDEEYLKAVIPNLKQAKVSALLLPGIGTVDHLKMAHDVGVATIRVATHSTEADVSEQHITAARKLGMDTVGFLMMAHMASPEKLLEEAQKMVSYGANCIYVTDSAGYMLPQDVTDRVGILRANLAADIEIGFHGHHNLGMGVANSVAAVDAGAKRVDLASAGLGAGAGNTPLELFVAVANRMQIETGVDLFKVQDIAEELIVPMMQQPIRADRDAATLGYAGVYSSFLLFAKRAEAKYGVSAREILLELGRRGTVGGQEDMIEDLALTMSKAKEANA encoded by the coding sequence ATGTCTAAGATTATTATTAATGATATGACTTTACGTGATGGTATGCACCCAATGCGCCATCAAACTACACCTGAACAAATGGTTGCGATTGCAACTGCACTCGATGAGGCAGGTGTACCTCTAATCGAAGTGACGCATGGTGATGGTTTAGGCGGTAACTCAGTCAATTATGGTTTTGCTGCTGCAACGGATGAAGAGTATCTAAAAGCAGTCATTCCGAACCTAAAACAAGCCAAAGTTTCCGCTTTACTTTTACCAGGTATCGGAACGGTTGATCACTTGAAAATGGCACATGATGTGGGTGTCGCAACCATTCGTGTAGCAACACATTCAACAGAAGCGGATGTGTCTGAACAACATATCACTGCAGCACGTAAACTCGGTATGGACACTGTGGGCTTCTTGATGATGGCACACATGGCTTCTCCTGAGAAACTACTTGAAGAAGCGCAAAAAATGGTGTCATACGGTGCAAACTGTATTTATGTGACAGATTCAGCAGGGTATATGCTTCCACAAGATGTGACTGATCGTGTCGGTATTTTACGTGCAAACCTTGCTGCTGATATCGAAATTGGTTTTCATGGTCACCATAACTTAGGTATGGGGGTTGCAAACTCTGTCGCTGCAGTAGATGCGGGTGCAAAACGTGTTGACTTGGCTTCGGCAGGTTTAGGCGCAGGCGCAGGCAATACACCACTTGAATTGTTTGTTGCGGTAGCAAACCGTATGCAAATTGAAACAGGTGTGGATTTATTTAAAGTACAAGATATTGCTGAAGAACTGATTGTACCGATGATGCAACAACCGATTCGTGCGGATCGTGATGCAGCAACGTTAGGTTATGCAGGTGTATATTCTTCATTCTTGTTATTTGCTAAACGTGCCGAAGCAAAATATGGCGTTTCAGCGCGTGAAATTCTACTAGAACTCGGTCGTCGTGGTACGGTCGGTGGTCAAGAAGATATGATTGAAGATTTGGCATTGACCATGTCAAAAGCCAAAGAAGCGAATGCTTAA
- a CDS encoding acetaldehyde dehydrogenase (acetylating) — MKKIKCALIGPGNIGTDLLYKLQRSEFLEPVWMVGIDPTSEGLARAAKMGIKTTAEGVDGLLPHVLEDDIKIAFDATSAYVHAENSRKLNALGVQMIDLTPAAIGPFCVPPVNLETLLEAGELPNVNMVTCGGQATIPMVAAISRVQPVEYGEIIATVSTKSVGPGTRKNIDEFTRTTAGAIEKVGGAKAGKAIIIINPAEPPLMMRDTVHCLVEGEPDQVAITESVHAMIFEVQKYVPGYKLVNGPVFDGNRVSMFLEVEGLGDYLPKYAGNLDIMTAAAARTAEMFAERLIANQVEA; from the coding sequence ATGAAAAAGATTAAATGTGCATTGATCGGTCCTGGGAATATTGGTACTGATTTACTTTATAAATTACAACGCAGTGAATTTTTAGAACCCGTGTGGATGGTAGGGATTGACCCAACATCTGAAGGTTTGGCACGTGCTGCAAAAATGGGCATTAAAACCACTGCTGAAGGTGTAGATGGTCTGCTTCCACATGTTTTAGAAGATGACATTAAAATCGCGTTTGATGCAACCTCTGCATATGTGCATGCTGAAAACAGCCGTAAACTCAACGCGCTTGGCGTACAAATGATTGACTTAACGCCTGCGGCGATAGGTCCTTTCTGTGTGCCACCTGTGAATCTTGAAACTTTGCTTGAAGCAGGCGAGTTGCCAAATGTGAACATGGTAACTTGTGGTGGTCAGGCAACTATTCCTATGGTGGCGGCGATTTCACGTGTTCAACCTGTTGAATATGGTGAGATTATTGCAACAGTTTCAACTAAGTCTGTGGGACCTGGTACACGTAAAAATATTGATGAATTTACCCGTACCACTGCGGGTGCCATTGAAAAAGTCGGTGGTGCAAAAGCAGGTAAAGCAATCATTATCATTAACCCTGCTGAACCACCTTTGATGATGCGTGATACTGTGCATTGCTTGGTTGAAGGTGAGCCTGATCAAGTAGCAATTACTGAATCCGTGCATGCCATGATCTTCGAGGTTCAAAAATACGTTCCAGGCTACAAATTAGTCAATGGTCCTGTATTTGATGGCAACCGTGTGTCTATGTTCTTAGAAGTTGAAGGTTTGGGTGATTATTTACCTAAATATGCAGGCAACCTAGACATCATGACTGCAGCTGCTGCACGTACTGCTGAGATGTTTGCAGAACGTTTGATCGCTAACCAAGTAGAAGCATAA
- the mhpD gene encoding 2-keto-4-pentenoate hydratase encodes MSNSAVVESVAQTIRDAEISKTAIAPIRPQLGGESADVDIAYAVQEVNTQRALADGRRLVGRKIGLTSIAVQKQLGVDSPDFGMLFADMAYGDGEAIPAGLLIQPKVEAEIALIINKDLTQEKHTYADIISATEYALPAVEVVDSRIENWKISLIDTVADNASSAAYVLGSKPVKLENLDLVNCKMTMTRAGEVVSQGVGKACLSNPLNAAVWLADEMVRRGRPLLAGDIILTGALGPMVVAHAGDEFVVEIDGFGSVTAAFAAE; translated from the coding sequence ATGTCGAATTCTGCTGTTGTTGAATCAGTTGCCCAAACCATCCGTGATGCTGAAATATCAAAAACTGCGATTGCACCAATTCGCCCACAGCTGGGTGGTGAGAGTGCCGATGTCGATATCGCTTATGCTGTTCAAGAAGTAAATACGCAACGTGCACTTGCTGACGGGCGTCGTTTGGTGGGTCGTAAAATTGGTCTAACCTCGATTGCGGTACAGAAACAATTGGGTGTCGATTCCCCTGACTTTGGGATGTTATTTGCGGATATGGCTTATGGCGATGGTGAAGCGATTCCTGCAGGCTTACTGATTCAGCCGAAAGTTGAAGCTGAAATTGCGTTAATTATCAATAAAGATTTAACCCAAGAAAAACATACTTATGCAGACATTATCAGTGCGACTGAATATGCTTTACCTGCGGTAGAGGTTGTGGATAGTCGTATCGAAAACTGGAAAATTTCACTGATTGATACGGTGGCGGATAATGCATCTTCTGCAGCCTATGTACTCGGTTCTAAGCCTGTAAAACTTGAAAATCTTGACCTTGTGAATTGCAAAATGACCATGACCCGTGCTGGTGAAGTGGTTTCTCAAGGCGTGGGTAAAGCTTGTCTTTCAAATCCACTCAATGCAGCAGTGTGGCTTGCTGACGAAATGGTACGCCGTGGTCGCCCACTTTTGGCAGGTGATATCATCTTAACAGGTGCGCTTGGTCCAATGGTTGTGGCACATGCGGGTGATGAATTTGTTGTGGAAATCGATGGTTTTGGTTCAGTGACTGCAGCTTTTGCAGCTGAATAA
- a CDS encoding HAD-IA family hydrolase gives MQKPVELIIFDWDGTLFDSVGQIVASLQFAAQQFEQPLTDDAAKSIIGLGLPEVAQILFPKVPELHDDILKCYGDHYIEHSKDDQWFAGVAEMLQDLDAQNIKLAVATGKSRKGLDRVLGQTKSRDLFAVTRAASETKSKPNPLMLSEILQYTGVQADRAIMVGDTSYDLEMAKNIAMPRVGVSYGVHSVEVLKSFKPLSIAHDIAALHHFLNTQVDA, from the coding sequence ATGCAAAAACCTGTAGAACTGATTATTTTTGATTGGGATGGGACACTATTTGACTCTGTCGGGCAGATTGTGGCGAGTTTGCAGTTTGCTGCACAGCAATTTGAACAACCGTTAACAGACGATGCTGCCAAAAGTATTATCGGTTTAGGTCTGCCTGAAGTGGCGCAGATTTTATTTCCCAAAGTACCTGAGCTACATGATGATATTTTAAAATGCTATGGTGATCATTATATAGAACATTCAAAGGATGATCAGTGGTTCGCAGGTGTAGCGGAAATGCTGCAAGATTTAGATGCGCAAAACATCAAATTGGCAGTGGCAACAGGCAAAAGTCGTAAAGGTTTAGATCGTGTTTTAGGGCAAACTAAGAGTCGTGATTTGTTTGCAGTGACACGAGCAGCTAGCGAAACCAAATCAAAGCCCAATCCTTTAATGTTGTCTGAAATTTTACAATATACGGGTGTACAGGCTGATCGGGCAATTATGGTGGGCGATACCTCGTATGATTTGGAGATGGCGAAAAATATCGCGATGCCTCGTGTTGGCGTGAGTTATGGTGTGCATAGTGTCGAGGTTTTAAAAAGCTTTAAGCCACTCAGTATTGCGCATGATATAGCAGCCTTGCATCATTTTTTAAATACACAAGTCGATGCTTAG
- a CDS encoding RluA family pseudouridine synthase, with product MNSTQDWQSVTWFEVDEHQEAQRIDNFLFSRLKGVPKSRIYRLIREGQVRVNKKRVKAETKLAIGDQIRVAPIRFEQKDESAVPVSDKVAQSLLSRVVYEDEGLMVVNKPSGIAVHGGSGVAYGLIEGLRAATGKKYLELIHRIDRDTSGLVMISKKRSVLKTLQDLLREHKIQKTYAAIVKGQVSLDNQLIDQPLLRYELANGERRVRVSKDGKESKTQWKVAERFMHATLVYASPLSGRTHQIRVHGLSIGHPLVGDDKYGHETEYRGPNPRRLCLHAMRLEIPGYETIEAPLPEDMQSLVAQLRAQKADKPVA from the coding sequence ATGAATTCTACGCAAGATTGGCAAAGTGTAACTTGGTTTGAAGTTGACGAACATCAGGAAGCGCAACGCATTGATAATTTTTTATTTTCACGTTTAAAAGGCGTACCGAAAAGCCGTATCTATCGTTTGATTCGTGAAGGTCAGGTGCGTGTCAACAAGAAGCGGGTAAAGGCAGAAACCAAGCTTGCTATTGGTGACCAAATCCGTGTTGCACCGATTCGCTTTGAACAAAAAGATGAGTCTGCTGTGCCCGTATCAGATAAAGTGGCGCAAAGTTTACTGAGTCGTGTGGTCTATGAAGATGAAGGTTTAATGGTGGTGAATAAACCTTCAGGCATCGCAGTCCATGGGGGCAGTGGTGTGGCGTATGGCTTAATTGAGGGTTTACGTGCGGCGACAGGTAAGAAGTATTTAGAATTAATTCATCGTATTGACCGTGATACATCGGGTTTGGTGATGATTTCTAAAAAGCGTAGTGTATTAAAAACATTACAAGATTTATTGCGTGAACACAAAATTCAAAAAACTTATGCTGCGATTGTGAAAGGACAAGTCAGTTTAGACAATCAACTGATTGACCAACCTTTATTGCGTTATGAATTGGCAAATGGTGAGCGTCGTGTGCGTGTGTCAAAAGACGGTAAAGAATCTAAGACACAATGGAAAGTCGCAGAGCGTTTCATGCATGCAACTCTGGTGTATGCTTCACCGCTGTCAGGGCGTACGCATCAGATCCGTGTACATGGTTTAAGTATTGGGCATCCACTCGTGGGGGATGATAAGTATGGTCATGAAACTGAATATCGTGGACCAAATCCACGCCGTTTGTGTCTACATGCGATGCGTTTAGAAATACCAGGTTATGAAACCATTGAAGCGCCATTACCTGAAGATATGCAGAGTTTGGTGGCACAGTTAAGAGCGCAGAAAGCGGATAAACCTGTTGCTTAA